A window of the Patescibacteria group bacterium genome harbors these coding sequences:
- a CDS encoding Fic family protein: MVIPPKYKLTNQIQKVLIKIESLKLFLNESDIPPQAKNRATKLGLLKSSLYSAKIEGNLLDIETAQYSRSKKKEDVFNILEAIKYIEKNIKRNTPVTKKAILDLHKIVMGREYTDVGKLRTQMEAIYNQFGQVVYIAPHPEEMENLVKKLTEYANKNDEHPLLKALITHLIFEKIHPFADGSGRVGRLLIHTILKSRGYNFGFLVPFEEQLNIKREEYYHALDIGLKNPERYLLFMLNNFYIQLKKTKEDIFEEAKKEKNVLTLTFRQEEIYKILKEHKFADFNFIKRRFLKVPDRTLRYDIKKLCDKNMIIKTGSTRGVIYKILD; the protein is encoded by the coding sequence AATTAACCAATCAAATACAGAAAGTGTTGATTAAAATAGAATCCCTAAAGCTGTTTCTTAACGAAAGCGATATTCCTCCACAAGCAAAAAACCGCGCGACAAAATTAGGTTTGCTAAAAAGCTCTCTTTACTCGGCAAAGATCGAGGGAAATCTTTTAGATATTGAGACCGCTCAGTATTCACGGTCTAAAAAGAAAGAAGATGTTTTTAACATATTAGAAGCTATCAAATATATTGAAAAGAACATTAAGAGAAACACGCCTGTAACAAAAAAGGCTATCCTTGACCTCCATAAAATTGTAATGGGGAGGGAATACACAGATGTTGGAAAACTAAGAACCCAAATGGAAGCCATTTATAACCAATTTGGACAAGTGGTTTATATCGCCCCACACCCCGAAGAAATGGAAAATTTAGTCAAGAAGCTAACAGAGTACGCAAATAAAAATGACGAACACCCTTTATTAAAGGCGTTAATAACCCATTTGATCTTTGAAAAAATACATCCTTTTGCCGATGGAAGCGGCAGGGTCGGCAGACTTTTAATACACACTATTTTGAAAAGCAGGGGCTATAACTTTGGCTTTCTGGTTCCATTTGAGGAACAACTAAATATAAAAAGAGAAGAATACTATCACGCTTTGGATATCGGTCTAAAAAATCCGGAAAGGTATTTACTCTTTATGCTTAATAACTTTTACATCCAACTTAAAAAAACTAAAGAAGATATTTTTGAGGAGGCTAAAAAGGAAAAAAATGTTCTAACCTTAACTTTTAGACAAGAGGAAATTTACAAAATCTTGAAAGAACACAAATTTGCAGATTTCAATTTCATAAAAAGAAGGTTTTTAAAAGTGCCTGATAGAACTTTGAGATACGATATTAAAAAACTTTGCGACAAAAATATGATTATAAAAACAGGTTCAACTAGAGGGGTTATATACAAAATTCTAGATTGA
- a CDS encoding DegT/DnrJ/EryC1/StrS family aminotransferase, translating into MFSMIPVNAPKIPKNAIKYVTDAVSSGWISSAGKYVDEFEKSFAKYTNTNYATTCSNGTVSLQLALASLGVNAGDEVIIPSLTIISCALACVYLGATPVVVDVERDSFCIDVSKIEEKITSKTKAIMPVHLYGQCCDMEPILSIAKKYNLFVLEDAAEAIGAEYKGKRAGSMGDIGSFSLYANKLVTCGEGGVLTTNDENLYERAKTLKNLAHSKGKRFWHEEVGFNFRMTNIQSALALASLEEARESLKQKQEMSQWYDEGLKDVSGLTLPIKSTYNNVHSFWMYAIVVEDSFGISALELMRRLKEEYQVDTRPFFYPINEQPALEKFFKGDKTLYPVSKELSEKGFYLPSGLTLTKLQADEVIFAIKSIKQSI; encoded by the coding sequence TTGTTTTCTATGATCCCAGTCAACGCGCCTAAAATTCCAAAAAACGCTATTAAATATGTAACCGATGCAGTGTCCTCTGGCTGGATTTCTTCCGCGGGAAAATATGTGGATGAATTTGAAAAATCTTTTGCCAAATACACCAACACAAATTACGCTACCACTTGTTCCAACGGCACGGTTTCGCTCCAACTGGCCCTTGCATCTTTGGGAGTGAATGCGGGGGATGAGGTAATTATTCCCAGCTTAACAATAATTTCCTGCGCTTTGGCTTGTGTTTATTTGGGTGCGACTCCTGTTGTTGTGGATGTGGAAAGGGATTCGTTTTGTATTGATGTTTCAAAAATAGAAGAAAAAATAACCTCAAAGACCAAAGCTATTATGCCTGTTCATCTTTATGGGCAATGTTGCGATATGGAACCTATATTGTCCATTGCTAAAAAATATAATCTATTTGTTTTAGAAGATGCGGCGGAGGCTATAGGCGCGGAATACAAAGGAAAAAGGGCGGGTTCAATGGGAGATATCGGGTCCTTCAGTTTGTATGCTAATAAGTTAGTAACTTGTGGGGAAGGCGGGGTATTAACAACTAATGATGAAAATCTGTACGAACGCGCAAAAACTCTTAAAAATTTGGCTCATTCTAAAGGCAAGAGGTTTTGGCATGAGGAGGTTGGGTTTAACTTTAGAATGACAAACATTCAAAGCGCTTTAGCTTTGGCTAGTTTGGAAGAAGCAAGGGAATCGTTAAAGCAAAAGCAGGAAATGTCCCAATGGTATGATGAAGGTCTTAAAGATGTATCGGGTTTGACTTTGCCTATTAAATCCACTTACAACAATGTACATAGCTTTTGGATGTACGCTATTGTTGTGGAGGATAGTTTTGGAATTTCCGCTTTGGAGTTAATGCGAAGGCTCAAAGAGGAATATCAGGTGGACACCCGCCCGTTTTTTTATCCTATTAATGAGCAACCAGCTTTAGAAAAGTTTTTTAAGGGGGATAAAACTTTGTATCCTGTATCAAAAGAGCTTTCAGAAAAGGGTTTTTATTTGCCTTCGGGATTAACCTTAACCAAACTTCAGGCGGACGAGGTTATCTTTGCCATAAAATCCATCAAACAATCAATCTAG